One part of the Candidatus Mancarchaeum acidiphilum genome encodes these proteins:
- a CDS encoding glycosyltransferase, with protein MSESLKIVFYTDSFLPAVDGVVTSILAFKKELENRGNQVHIVAVGNSETRKLVKHNKDITIVRGVKFNKYPQYIFSLTPFTASFKVRKFNPDILHLQTPFTVGLYGLMSSRINNYPAIGSFHTLFNKKEIIEEYLTSNEQMKKFLIKYSWKYLKYFYNKCDATVVPSESIKKYLANRKVKNINVIPNGIDVERFNPSKFSKPLRKTLLGKQNDNASIVLYLGRLSREKNVDVLINAASQLKAEKIKFVIGGTGPLLNKYKEMVANKGLGEKFKFVGFVNEKDLPSYYATADAVCLPSTFETQGIVSLEALASGTPVVGADYLALKNLIVNGKNGELFKPMSAKDCAIKIKKVINNKSSYKEPERTAKEYSIEKMTDKLLNLYVSTLNKEK; from the coding sequence ATGTCAGAATCGCTGAAAATTGTCTTCTACACGGATTCATTTTTGCCGGCGGTTGACGGAGTAGTTACATCAATCCTCGCATTTAAGAAAGAGCTTGAGAACAGAGGAAACCAAGTGCACATAGTAGCCGTCGGGAATTCTGAGACCAGGAAATTGGTAAAGCACAATAAAGATATAACTATAGTCAGAGGCGTAAAGTTCAACAAATACCCCCAGTATATATTTTCCCTAACTCCTTTTACCGCTTCATTTAAAGTCCGAAAATTCAATCCTGACATACTGCACTTGCAGACTCCTTTTACCGTTGGATTGTACGGGCTAATGTCATCAAGGATCAACAATTATCCTGCCATTGGGTCTTTCCACACGCTCTTCAACAAAAAGGAGATAATAGAGGAGTACCTAACTTCAAATGAGCAGATGAAGAAATTCCTGATAAAATACTCATGGAAGTACCTAAAGTATTTCTACAACAAATGCGATGCCACCGTGGTGCCTAGCGAATCGATCAAAAAATACCTTGCCAACAGAAAGGTAAAGAACATCAATGTCATACCTAATGGGATAGACGTTGAAAGATTCAACCCTTCCAAATTCAGCAAGCCCCTTAGGAAAACGCTATTGGGCAAGCAGAATGATAATGCCAGTATAGTGCTTTATCTAGGAAGGCTCAGCCGTGAGAAAAATGTAGATGTTCTGATAAATGCTGCATCACAGCTGAAAGCCGAAAAAATAAAGTTTGTAATAGGAGGCACAGGGCCGCTCCTTAATAAATACAAGGAGATGGTTGCCAATAAGGGATTAGGAGAGAAATTCAAATTCGTCGGTTTCGTAAATGAAAAGGATTTGCCATCCTACTACGCAACCGCAGATGCGGTATGCTTGCCATCAACATTTGAGACGCAGGGGATAGTCTCATTGGAGGCTTTGGCAAGCGGCACACCCGTAGTCGGAGCTGATTACCTTGCTTTGAAGAACCTGATAGTGAACGGCAAGAACGGAGAGCTTTTCAAGCCTATGAGTGCCAAAGACTGTGCCATAAAAATAAAGAAAGTTATAAATAATAAATCATCATATAAAGAACCAGAGAGGACAGCAAAGGAGTATTCTATAGAGAAAATGACCGATAAATTATTAAATTTATATGTATCTACATTAAACAAGGAAAAGTAA
- a CDS encoding uL15m family ribosomal protein, which yields MVVRKERRSRKYFGSRHWGLGNIKNGRGSGDRGGVGKGAVKPRWTWTTAKHPELIGKRGFHHWGQEEHKWIDLYAINGMLEKEKKETLDLKGYKVLSRGELNFKVKIKASGFSKKAMEKIKAAESTAEVV from the coding sequence ATGGTAGTTAGGAAGGAGAGAAGAAGTAGGAAATACTTTGGTTCTAGGCACTGGGGATTAGGCAACATAAAGAACGGTAGAGGTTCAGGAGATAGAGGAGGAGTAGGAAAGGGCGCTGTAAAGCCGAGATGGACCTGGACTACCGCAAAGCACCCTGAGCTGATAGGAAAGAGGGGTTTCCACCATTGGGGCCAGGAAGAGCATAAATGGATTGACCTATATGCGATTAACGGCATGCTAGAAAAAGAGAAAAAGGAAACATTGGATCTAAAAGGCTACAAGGTACTCAGCAGAGGGGAACTAAATTTTAAGGTAAAAATAAAGGCATCAGGATTTTCCAAGAAAGCAATGGAGAAGATCAAGGCTGCCGAAAGCACTGCTGAAGTAGTATAA
- a CDS encoding uL30 family ribosomal protein: protein MKDKELNNKLIAAVRIRGRVNVRGDITETLDRLRLKRVNNCVVIKVNDSYMGMINKCSSYIAYGEVNEEVLSKLLEKGGIEMKPSDLEKAEDSDKLKESLPIRLHPPRHGFKSTKLGFKQGGSLGYMGEEINGLISRMI, encoded by the coding sequence ATGAAAGATAAAGAGCTAAACAACAAACTAATAGCAGCTGTCAGAATAAGGGGGCGCGTAAACGTAAGAGGGGACATAACCGAAACTCTTGACAGGCTCAGGCTTAAAAGAGTAAACAACTGCGTTGTGATAAAGGTCAATGATTCCTATATGGGAATGATCAATAAGTGCAGCAGCTACATAGCTTATGGAGAGGTAAACGAAGAAGTTCTCTCAAAGTTATTGGAAAAAGGAGGCATAGAGATGAAGCCTTCGGATTTAGAAAAAGCAGAGGACAGCGATAAGCTTAAAGAGTCCCTCCCTATAAGGCTGCACCCGCCAAGGCACGGATTCAAGAGCACAAAGCTTGGATTCAAGCAGGGAGGTTCATTGGGGTACATGGGAGAGGAGATAAACGGCCTTATTTCAAGGATGATTTAA
- a CDS encoding NADPH-dependent FMN reductase: MENSDIVILGICGSLRKDSYNRVILNAAAESGVEGVKFKFADIGDLPLYNQDLDNNLPEPVKRLKHDIESADALLIVTPEYNRSVPGPLKNAIDWASRPYGKNSFDEKPVAVLGATVGRFVGTALVQYHLRGILAFMNAHLMENPQMFITEVGEKVKDGKLVDEETKEGIKKVVDSLKKWAIRIAIEEDDASEFGL; the protein is encoded by the coding sequence ATGGAAAACAGCGATATTGTTATATTGGGGATATGTGGAAGCCTTAGAAAAGATTCATATAATAGAGTCATACTAAATGCTGCGGCTGAATCAGGGGTTGAAGGGGTAAAATTCAAATTTGCGGACATTGGGGACCTACCCCTTTACAATCAGGACCTTGATAACAATCTGCCTGAGCCTGTCAAGAGGCTGAAGCACGATATAGAGTCTGCGGATGCGCTGCTGATTGTGACTCCGGAATATAACAGGTCCGTGCCAGGTCCATTGAAGAATGCTATCGACTGGGCTTCAAGGCCGTATGGAAAAAACTCTTTCGATGAAAAGCCTGTGGCAGTATTGGGCGCCACCGTAGGCAGGTTCGTTGGGACCGCATTGGTCCAGTACCATCTGAGAGGGATATTGGCTTTCATGAATGCACACCTGATGGAGAACCCACAGATGTTTATAACAGAAGTTGGCGAAAAGGTCAAAGACGGTAAGCTTGTAGATGAAGAGACCAAGGAGGGCATCAAAAAGGTAGTTGATAGCCTGAAAAAGTGGGCAATAAGGATAGCAATAGAGGAGGATGATGCAAGCGAATTTGGGCTGTAA
- a CDS encoding UbiA family prenyltransferase — protein MALKDYIKLTRAEHSLMLAIAVVAAELITAGKLPSWPIFIIALIPPILIGMASFSINDYFDVKVDKKNGKLKRPLVSGAILPKAAFNLSIALFVIGVAFSALINIYAFIISVIFAVLAFFYSYRLKETLLIGNIYIAFAMAIPFIYGNYIMSTSMNLNILLITLVILLSGVAREIHGMIRDKIGDIKERHSKNLVYYIGGRMSAVVASALYVSAVAISIAMFWIKKPFYMNIVYLIPILCVDITLMYVSAVYLKERISENEFTNTRNISLIAMSAAILIYLIAAVFQVYV, from the coding sequence ATGGCATTAAAAGATTATATAAAATTGACAAGGGCAGAGCACAGCCTGATGCTCGCTATAGCAGTGGTAGCGGCAGAGCTGATAACCGCAGGGAAGCTGCCAAGCTGGCCTATATTCATAATTGCACTCATACCACCAATACTTATAGGAATGGCGTCATTTTCGATAAATGATTATTTTGATGTAAAGGTTGACAAGAAGAATGGCAAGCTGAAGAGGCCTCTAGTATCCGGGGCGATACTTCCAAAGGCTGCATTCAACCTCTCAATCGCACTTTTTGTGATAGGGGTTGCCTTCAGTGCCCTGATCAACATATACGCCTTCATAATATCTGTAATATTCGCGGTCCTTGCTTTCTTCTACAGCTACAGGCTTAAGGAGACATTGCTTATAGGAAACATATACATAGCGTTTGCAATGGCAATACCATTCATATACGGAAATTACATAATGTCAACGTCAATGAACCTGAACATCCTATTGATTACCCTCGTAATACTTTTGAGCGGAGTAGCCAGGGAGATACATGGAATGATAAGGGATAAAATTGGTGATATAAAGGAAAGGCACTCCAAGAACTTGGTATACTATATAGGAGGCAGGATGTCAGCGGTTGTCGCAAGTGCGCTTTATGTATCTGCAGTAGCGATAAGCATAGCGATGTTTTGGATTAAAAAGCCATTTTACATGAATATCGTCTATTTGATACCTATACTATGCGTAGACATAACACTAATGTATGTATCAGCAGTATACTTGAAAGAGAGGATATCCGAAAATGAGTTTACCAATACCCGCAATATAAGCCTTATAGCGATGAGTGCGGCAATATTGATATACCTGATAGCAGCAGTATTCCAAGTTTATGTATAA
- a CDS encoding deoxyhypusine synthase: protein MKGVNKKNLSEDAVKYEVNKKDRSKIAKQLLEIEVKDIRLKKDMKVSELISQMDYIGGFSAQHMVNGIHILSNMFNDKKCYKFLSFPADLVSTGLRGVLVSMVKHFDAIITTGGTLDHDLARAYGGRYSLGTFNTDDAMMHELGIYREGNVFIKNEEYGQRVEDAFNEIMNDIYTSKDYKKEYSPSELIYEFGKRMKDEKSIMRQAYLHNVKIFNPGIVDGAFGTQLTLFSQDHDFKLNVLKDELELSNIAFDNSVTGALMIGGGISKHHVIWWNQFKDGLDYAVYITTATQFDGSLSGARLSEAVSWGKIREKAQYMTIDGDATILLPFMMSALNIE from the coding sequence ATGAAAGGAGTAAATAAGAAAAATCTCAGCGAGGATGCTGTAAAATATGAAGTAAATAAGAAGGATAGGAGCAAGATTGCTAAACAGCTTCTGGAAATTGAAGTAAAAGATATAAGGCTGAAGAAGGACATGAAAGTCTCCGAACTGATAAGCCAGATGGATTACATAGGAGGATTTTCGGCCCAGCACATGGTCAACGGCATACATATATTGTCCAATATGTTCAATGACAAGAAGTGCTACAAGTTCCTGTCATTTCCTGCGGATTTGGTCTCCACTGGGTTGAGAGGTGTCCTTGTGAGCATGGTAAAGCATTTCGATGCAATAATAACAACCGGAGGTACGCTTGACCATGATTTGGCAAGAGCTTATGGAGGAAGATACTCCCTTGGTACCTTCAACACTGACGATGCAATGATGCATGAGCTCGGAATCTACAGGGAAGGTAATGTATTCATAAAAAATGAGGAATATGGACAGCGCGTTGAAGATGCATTCAACGAGATAATGAATGATATCTACACATCAAAAGATTACAAGAAGGAGTACAGCCCCAGCGAACTTATATACGAATTTGGGAAGAGGATGAAAGATGAGAAATCGATCATGAGGCAGGCGTACCTGCACAATGTCAAAATATTCAACCCCGGCATAGTGGACGGGGCATTCGGGACGCAGCTGACACTGTTTTCACAGGATCATGACTTCAAGCTAAATGTGCTAAAAGACGAACTTGAGCTGAGCAATATCGCATTTGACAATAGTGTAACAGGGGCACTTATGATAGGAGGAGGCATAAGCAAGCACCATGTTATATGGTGGAATCAGTTCAAGGACGGGCTTGATTACGCTGTCTATATAACAACTGCAACGCAATTCGATGGCAGCCTTTCTGGGGCAAGGCTTTCTGAAGCGGTTTCATGGGGTAAGATACGCGAAAAGGCGCAGTATATGACAATTGATGGAGATGCCACAATACTGCTGCCATTCATGATGTCTGCCTTGAACATCGAGTAA
- a CDS encoding STAS-like domain-containing protein: MKTIKLYEFVSTYPSYRLSADKLFDFIKNNSDDKIIVDFSNVEGVTHSFASQYRIDKKYCSKDVKEINMGDNVKKMFKSLNNKKTDGQGYVEIQDFNPRFNL; the protein is encoded by the coding sequence ATGAAAACAATTAAATTGTATGAATTTGTATCTACTTATCCCTCCTACCGATTATCGGCTGATAAATTATTTGATTTTATAAAAAATAATAGTGATGACAAAATAATAGTTGACTTTTCAAATGTAGAGGGGGTTACCCACTCATTTGCATCACAGTATAGGATAGATAAAAAGTACTGTAGTAAGGACGTTAAAGAGATTAATATGGGAGACAACGTGAAAAAAATGTTTAAATCGTTGAACAATAAAAAAACGGATGGACAGGGTTATGTAGAAATACAGGATTTTAACCCTAGATTTAACTTGTAA
- a CDS encoding MBL fold metallo-hydrolase: MNIRILGAGQEVGRSAIMIEGEKKLMLDYGVKLENNVPELPVAMPNVDGIVLSHAHLDHSGAVPTYYRNKRVPTYGTSSTLSLIDLLLEDTIKIAKKEHTMPIFSKKDLGKMSNNYVNLPYHRKIDINPWKLKFYDAGHISGSAISEIERPKAKSYNKIVYTGDFKLQPQLLHYGAEMVKSDVLIIESTYANRDHPDREELISKFIAEVKETIESGGTALVPAFAVGRGQELLTMLYKNGLADVTYVDGMIRKATHLVTEGEERIKDAALLDKAIAKSSWIEEAKDRNEALSTPSVILTTAGMLTGGPVLNYIQHLNKKSKIFLTGYQVEGTNGRMLIDQKKIILDGELKDISTPVSVYDFSAHSGKTDLYNYVRESAPNVVVCVHGSEENTKLFAETLRGEGFEAYAPKVGDKIELKD; this comes from the coding sequence ATGAATATAAGAATATTAGGAGCCGGACAAGAAGTCGGCAGATCTGCAATAATGATCGAAGGAGAAAAGAAGCTAATGCTTGATTATGGTGTAAAGCTGGAGAACAATGTTCCCGAGCTTCCTGTTGCCATGCCAAACGTGGATGGAATCGTATTGAGCCATGCCCATTTGGATCACAGCGGGGCTGTACCAACATACTATAGGAACAAAAGAGTGCCAACTTATGGTACCTCATCAACACTGTCTTTGATAGACCTGCTGCTTGAGGATACGATAAAAATAGCCAAAAAGGAGCATACAATGCCAATATTCTCAAAGAAAGATTTGGGAAAGATGTCAAACAACTACGTTAACCTCCCATACCACAGGAAAATAGATATCAACCCCTGGAAACTGAAGTTCTACGATGCAGGCCACATAAGCGGCAGCGCAATATCAGAGATAGAGAGGCCAAAGGCAAAGTCATACAACAAGATCGTATACACTGGAGATTTCAAGCTTCAGCCCCAGCTGCTTCATTACGGGGCAGAGATGGTAAAAAGCGATGTCTTGATAATAGAGTCTACATATGCCAATAGGGACCATCCAGACAGGGAGGAACTGATAAGCAAGTTTATAGCGGAGGTAAAGGAGACAATAGAAAGTGGCGGAACAGCATTGGTCCCTGCATTCGCAGTTGGAAGAGGGCAGGAGCTGCTCACGATGCTTTACAAGAACGGGCTTGCAGATGTGACATACGTAGATGGCATGATAAGGAAAGCAACACACCTTGTCACAGAAGGTGAAGAAAGGATAAAGGATGCTGCACTATTGGACAAGGCAATAGCGAAGTCAAGCTGGATAGAGGAAGCGAAGGACAGGAATGAGGCTCTTTCAACACCCTCTGTAATACTCACAACGGCAGGCATGCTCACAGGAGGTCCTGTATTAAATTATATACAGCACCTTAACAAGAAATCAAAGATATTCCTCACAGGATACCAGGTTGAAGGAACCAATGGAAGGATGCTTATAGACCAGAAGAAGATAATCCTTGACGGAGAGCTCAAAGACATATCAACGCCTGTATCCGTATATGATTTCTCAGCACACAGCGGCAAGACCGACCTTTACAATTATGTAAGGGAAAGCGCACCCAATGTAGTGGTCTGCGTGCATGGAAGCGAAGAGAATACAAAACTCTTTGCAGAGACATTGCGCGGTGAAGGATTTGAAGCGTATGCACCAAAAGTCGGAGATAAGATCGAATTGAAGGATTGA
- a CDS encoding acetate--CoA ligase family protein → MMEENNKMMDFMEAVQLLKKYNINVVGSKYVESADDAVSFSNGDPIVMKVLSDKALHKTKSGVVKLDLSKPEDIKAAYDDLYSKAQELKPYKILAQKMIKGGTEIIIGGNTDPQFGKAVLLGFGGIYVETFKDVSLRVCPLTDYDAYSMIDSLKSKNIIAPDKESRDMVKGLIINVSKMLMENQNISELDLNPIILHDGTYDAVDLRFILGE, encoded by the coding sequence ATGATGGAAGAGAACAACAAAATGATGGACTTCATGGAGGCAGTGCAGCTGCTCAAAAAGTACAATATCAATGTGGTTGGATCGAAATACGTGGAAAGCGCAGATGACGCGGTAAGCTTTTCGAACGGCGATCCGATAGTGATGAAGGTGCTTTCGGATAAGGCTTTGCACAAGACAAAGAGTGGTGTGGTAAAGCTTGATCTGTCAAAGCCTGAAGATATAAAGGCCGCTTATGATGATCTTTACAGCAAGGCACAGGAGCTCAAGCCTTACAAGATACTTGCCCAAAAGATGATAAAAGGAGGCACCGAGATAATCATAGGAGGGAATACCGATCCTCAATTTGGCAAGGCGGTGCTGCTTGGATTCGGAGGCATATACGTGGAAACCTTTAAGGATGTATCGCTTAGAGTGTGCCCCCTAACGGATTATGATGCTTACAGCATGATAGATTCGTTGAAATCGAAGAACATCATTGCGCCTGACAAAGAGTCAAGGGATATGGTAAAGGGTTTGATCATAAACGTCTCAAAGATGCTGATGGAAAACCAAAACATCTCCGAACTTGACCTTAACCCAATAATATTGCATGATGGAACTTATGATGCGGTTGACCTGAGATTTATACTTGGTGAGTGA
- a CDS encoding acetate--CoA ligase family protein codes for MENEMSKSIGIMMNPKSVAIIGASPDPDKVGYSILKNYLDLKYKGKLYPINLKEDSILGLKAYKSILDVPEQVDTAVIAVPAPITPNVLDECGRAKVKSVVVVTAGYAEVGNSELEEKLVSTAKKYNLPVLGPNCVGVMDLRTGVDTLFLPSYKFDRPEAGSLGFVSQSGSVAGTILDLIGGESIGLSKFVSYGNASVIDETDILNYLADDDDTNVLIVYLEGAKKSKDFIDVAKRIGKKKPVIIAKGGATAAGSKAAHSHTASMAGNYQIYEAIFEQAGFIQSNDLDEMMGMAKMFDKQPLPTGNRVGLITNGGGTGVLATDSIYRNGLALADLTDSSKEYLRKVMPPIVNIRTPLDIGGDADYGRFNEAIKTVVNDDNVDIVAIIALFQTPGADSRVAQAIGNYAAVCKKPMIVISEGGSYTEMHKKIIEQSGIPVYSSPEMAAKVMAAAVKYAEFRKNSEN; via the coding sequence ATGGAAAATGAGATGTCTAAAAGCATAGGTATTATGATGAATCCAAAGAGCGTTGCGATAATAGGCGCTTCGCCCGATCCTGATAAGGTAGGTTATTCAATATTGAAGAATTATCTTGATCTGAAATACAAGGGAAAGCTTTATCCGATAAACTTAAAAGAGGATTCGATATTGGGCTTGAAAGCTTACAAGAGCATACTGGACGTTCCGGAACAGGTTGACACTGCAGTGATAGCAGTGCCTGCTCCTATTACGCCTAATGTATTGGACGAATGCGGAAGGGCAAAGGTGAAAAGCGTTGTGGTTGTCACAGCTGGATATGCTGAAGTAGGCAATTCAGAGCTTGAAGAGAAATTGGTAAGCACCGCAAAGAAATACAACCTTCCTGTTCTTGGACCGAACTGTGTCGGAGTTATGGATTTGAGGACGGGAGTAGACACTTTGTTCCTGCCTTCCTACAAGTTTGACAGGCCTGAAGCTGGAAGCCTTGGATTTGTGTCACAGAGTGGGTCTGTTGCAGGGACAATACTTGACTTGATAGGTGGAGAAAGCATAGGCCTTTCAAAATTCGTCTCTTATGGAAATGCTTCTGTGATAGATGAAACCGATATCCTAAATTACTTGGCTGATGACGATGACACAAACGTCCTGATAGTCTACTTGGAGGGCGCTAAGAAGTCCAAGGATTTCATAGATGTGGCAAAGAGGATAGGAAAGAAGAAGCCTGTAATAATAGCAAAGGGTGGCGCAACAGCTGCAGGGTCAAAGGCAGCACATTCGCATACAGCATCTATGGCGGGGAATTACCAGATCTACGAAGCGATATTTGAGCAGGCGGGATTCATACAGTCAAACGACCTTGACGAGATGATGGGCATGGCAAAGATGTTTGACAAGCAGCCATTGCCAACTGGAAACAGGGTAGGGCTTATAACAAACGGAGGAGGAACGGGAGTATTGGCAACCGATTCCATTTATAGAAACGGTCTTGCTCTGGCGGACCTCACGGATTCGTCAAAGGAGTACCTAAGGAAAGTCATGCCTCCAATAGTCAACATAAGGACCCCTTTGGATATAGGCGGAGACGCGGATTATGGAAGGTTCAATGAAGCGATAAAAACAGTTGTAAACGATGACAACGTAGATATAGTCGCAATAATAGCGTTGTTCCAAACTCCGGGGGCTGACTCAAGGGTTGCACAAGCAATAGGCAATTACGCGGCAGTGTGCAAAAAGCCAATGATTGTGATAAGCGAAGGGGGCAGCTACACCGAAATGCACAAGAAGATTATAGAACAATCGGGAATACCTGTATACAGTTCGCCTGAAATGGCTGCAAAAGTGATGGCGGCCGCAGTGAAATATGCGGAATTCAGGAAGAATTCAGAGAATTGA
- a CDS encoding 30S ribosomal protein S19e: MTNLYDVKPGELVKVASAKLKDKISKPDYINFVKSGAGRERPPSDPDFWYIRAASILRQVYINGPIGVSRLRTKYGNAKSHTVHRKHSVRASGSIIRDLLQELEKAKLVKNTPAGRVITPEGASFMDKLSGEIKK, translated from the coding sequence ATGACGAATTTATATGATGTTAAGCCGGGAGAACTGGTAAAAGTAGCTTCAGCCAAACTTAAGGACAAGATAAGCAAGCCAGATTACATTAATTTTGTCAAGAGCGGTGCCGGAAGGGAAAGGCCCCCATCGGACCCTGACTTCTGGTATATCAGGGCTGCATCCATACTTAGGCAGGTTTACATTAACGGACCTATAGGAGTATCAAGGCTAAGGACGAAGTATGGAAATGCAAAATCCCATACAGTACACAGAAAACACAGCGTAAGGGCCAGTGGAAGCATAATAAGAGATCTTTTGCAGGAGCTTGAAAAAGCGAAACTTGTAAAGAACACCCCTGCAGGAAGGGTTATAACCCCCGAAGGAGCTTCATTCATGGACAAGCTTAGTGGAGAGATAAAGAAGTGA
- a CDS encoding DNA-binding protein: MPEENQGQDDNRYYQKAMEKLYRKAQEEEKIKSLMRQLLDPDAYERMMNIKASNGDLYMQFANLLIQLVQANQIKGRISDSQLRSLLERLTSRPDPKINIKHK, translated from the coding sequence ATGCCTGAAGAGAACCAAGGGCAGGATGACAACAGATACTACCAGAAGGCTATGGAGAAACTTTACAGAAAGGCACAGGAAGAGGAGAAGATAAAGTCGCTGATGAGACAACTTTTGGATCCAGATGCATATGAAAGAATGATGAACATAAAGGCTTCGAATGGAGACCTTTATATGCAGTTCGCAAACCTCCTAATCCAGCTGGTCCAGGCAAACCAAATAAAGGGCAGGATAAGTGATTCACAGTTGAGAAGCCTGCTTGAGAGGCTTACGAGCAGGCCAGACCCAAAGATAAACATAAAGCATAAATAA
- a CDS encoding 50S ribosomal protein L39e produces MSKKDITKKRRLGKFLKQKRRIPVLATIRTKRRLESNKFARDWRHTKIRSKVDLDGK; encoded by the coding sequence ATGTCTAAAAAGGATATTACTAAGAAAAGAAGATTGGGAAAATTCCTAAAGCAGAAGAGGAGAATCCCAGTATTGGCAACTATAAGGACAAAGAGAAGGCTTGAGAGCAACAAGTTCGCCAGGGACTGGAGGCACACTAAGATAAGGAGCAAGGTTGATTTGGATGGCAAATAG
- a CDS encoding translation initiation factor IF-6 → MPAIKYSIVGSDYIGAFVVSTDKYAFIGGDVPDKKVSEVEEVLRVKAIRTSIMGSDLIGIFAKANSKGIIFPATTSDIEIEAIKSMGLGINIGVLDTDMNALGNNILVNDKIAFINPDYNISNARIIEDVFDVETARITTGSFKTLGANNLLTNRGLVVNNNITDEEKDMIDSMTGFKSVRSTANFGSLSVGLAATANSNGVISGESTTGYELERIRQGLDIED, encoded by the coding sequence ATGCCGGCAATTAAATATTCAATAGTTGGGAGCGATTACATAGGAGCATTTGTAGTCTCTACTGATAAGTATGCATTCATTGGAGGAGATGTGCCTGACAAAAAGGTCAGCGAAGTTGAGGAAGTGCTAAGGGTAAAGGCAATAAGGACGTCTATTATGGGTTCCGACCTCATAGGCATTTTCGCCAAGGCAAATTCCAAAGGGATTATATTTCCAGCCACAACTTCGGATATAGAGATAGAAGCTATAAAGAGCATGGGCTTGGGAATCAATATAGGCGTGCTTGACACCGATATGAATGCACTAGGCAACAATATACTTGTGAATGACAAGATTGCGTTTATAAATCCGGATTACAACATAAGCAATGCAAGGATCATAGAGGATGTGTTTGATGTCGAAACTGCAAGGATAACAACAGGCAGCTTCAAGACCTTGGGAGCCAACAACCTTCTTACAAATCGGGGATTGGTTGTGAATAACAATATCACGGACGAAGAGAAGGATATGATAGACTCTATGACCGGCTTCAAATCGGTTAGGAGCACAGCTAATTTTGGATCTTTGAGCGTAGGCCTTGCTGCCACCGCAAATTCCAATGGAGTAATATCAGGGGAATCCACAACGGGATATGAATTGGAAAGAATTAGGCAAGGGCTGGATATAGAGGATTAA
- the pfdA gene encoding prefoldin subunit alpha, with the protein MASESVGNYDYETINYLRQAYQSRYEELSKAIDLELSRLEKLGQVLESLNKTEKLAKNKVLYPMGEGFYFEAEAGDMGSILVHVGGGYYVEKGLDDAKSFLSMSAKKEQGIISQIMKAKDEVEENIVRLEYQSASQNYR; encoded by the coding sequence GTGGCCAGTGAAAGCGTTGGAAATTACGATTATGAAACAATCAATTACTTAAGGCAGGCATACCAATCTCGGTATGAAGAGCTTTCCAAGGCAATAGACCTGGAACTTAGCAGGCTTGAGAAGCTTGGGCAGGTTCTTGAGTCGCTTAATAAAACTGAAAAGCTTGCAAAAAATAAAGTGCTATATCCAATGGGTGAAGGGTTTTACTTTGAAGCTGAGGCTGGAGACATGGGTAGCATCCTTGTACATGTTGGCGGAGGATATTATGTTGAGAAAGGATTGGATGATGCCAAATCATTTTTAAGCATGTCGGCAAAGAAAGAGCAGGGGATTATTTCCCAGATAATGAAAGCAAAGGATGAAGTTGAGGAGAATATAGTGCGCTTGGAATACCAGTCTGCATCACAGAACTATAGATGA